One stretch of Solenopsis invicta isolate M01_SB chromosome 16, UNIL_Sinv_3.0, whole genome shotgun sequence DNA includes these proteins:
- the LOC105202828 gene encoding probable G-protein coupled receptor Mth-like 3 has product MYSSSIVLWCHVLLFIISSSDSLGNSTNNDNQRDNSTVRYDFLVNPKNRDDKMQLMLSNLHENSTQNDDEIQYELHINSTANDRKNSLRYETHENIMMSHEENNQMRTESHMNFVRVNDEDDFTLRALNESLAKTENKSNSTLYEYGNFNRGSYNDNVGIIVSHEMCGNKTICIQLCCPFGDRLTSGGKCIIGQDNYSFPYVYQNGSEKKKLDQLFQLTVRDPCVLQRTAHRTLSPDEYSFLVNGSLYQDSGKLVPSMSYCLAALDRNIYDAIVCMYPIGFPTYISVCLLVSLPFLLLTFVVYSILTEVQNIHSYTLRVYVASLFITNLLIFCVQEIPELSEWKYCIPLVYVFNVTMLSGCFWLNATCYDIWWTFRKLNLHRRSVKNKRRKFVMYSIYAWGITFGLTIACAIMDYAPGIPKDLIRPEMCTKKFWFGRDEALTMYYYAPTGAAYISNVCFFIATAIAILYHNKHTAHRLSDSESRRYDKKKRKFNMYLKLFVVMGISWSMGIILWLINANDSIPQIVWNISYTIDILQGIPIFIIYVCKKKILRLLLKRFGYHDRDPFWNISRNTQRTGTSSNFSSLSSISGSVHMQKINTSAIEQTNHQPNATQRENFIMNEQ; this is encoded by the exons ATGTATTCATCAAGCATCGTACTTTGGTGTCACGTGCTCCTGTTTATCATTTCGTCCTCGGACTCTCTGGGAAATTCTACGAACAATGATAATCAGAGAGACAACTCAACGGTGCGGTACGATTTTCTCGTAAATCCTAAAAATCGAGATGACAAAATGCAGTTGATGCTCTCCAATTTGCACGAAAATTCTACTCAAAATGACGATGAAATACAATATGAGCTTCATATTAATTCTACGGCCAACGATCGCAAGAACTCGCTACGATACGAGACTCACGAGAATATTATGATGAGTCACGAAGAGAATAATCAGATGCGCACGGAATCCCACATGAACTTCGTCAGAGTCAATGACGAGGACGATTTCACGTTGCGGGCATTGAATGAGAGTCTCGCGAAGACAGAAAACAAAAGCAATTCCACATTGTACGAATACGGAAATTTCAATAGAGGTAGCTATAACGATAATGTGGGTATCATTGTTTCACATGAAATGTGTGGCAACAAGACAATCTGCATTCAACTCTGCTGCCCTTTTGGCGATCGTCTAACGTCAGGAGGGAAGTGCATCATTGGGCAGGACAATTACTCTTTTCCATACGTCTACCAGAACGGttccgagaaaaaaaagttggacCAACTGTTTCAACTGACCGTCCGCGATCCATGCGTTCTGCAAAGAACCGCGCATCGCACTCTTAGTCCTGATGAATACTCGTTTCTCGTCAACGGCTCTTTATACCAAGATTCTGGCAAGCTCGTTCCATCGATGTCTTACTGCCTCGCCGCCTTGGACCGAAACATTTACGATGCGATCGTTTGCATGTATCCGATTGGCTTTCCGACATATATATCCGTGTGCCTCTTGGTGTCCTTGCCGTTCCTGCTGCTGACGTTCGTGGTATATTCCATATTGACGGAGGTCCAGAACATACATAGTTACACGTTGCGTGTATACGTCGCCTCGTTATTCATCACGAATTTGCTCATATTTTGCGTCCAAGAAATTCCCGAATTATCTGAATGGAAATATTGCATACCACTGG TCTACGTTTTTAATGTCACAATGTTATCCGGTTGTTTTTGGCTAAACGCAACATGCTACGACATTTGGTGGACATTCAG AAAACTCAATTTACATCGAAGAAGCGTAAAAAACAAGAGAAGAAAATTCGTAATGTATTCCATCTATGCCTGGGGAATCACCTTTGGTTTAACTATCGCTTGTGCTATTATGGATTATGCTCCCGGCATACCGAAAGATTTAATTCGACCGGAAATgtgcacaaaaaaattttggtttgGTC GAGATGAAGCCCTAACGATGTATTACTATGCACCCACAGGAGCCGCTTATATTAGCAACGTTTGTTTCTTCATAGCCACGGCAATAGCGATTCTGTATCATAATAAACATACCGCTCATCGCCTGAGTGATTCAGAGAGCCGGCGCTACGATAAAAAAAAGCGCAA ATTTAATATGTATCTGAAGCTGTTCGTAGTGATGGGAATAAGCTGGAGTATGGGTATAATATTATGGTTGATCAACGCCAATGATTCTATACCGCAAATCGTCTGGAATATTAGCTACACGATAGATATCTTGCAAGGAATTCCTATTTTCATCATATATGTATGCAAAAAGAAGATCTTGCGACTATTGCTAAAACGATTCGGTTATCATGATCGCGATCCGTTTTGGAATATTTCAAGAAACACTCAGCGTACTGGAACATCCTCAAATTTTTCCTCCCTCTCTTCGATATCGGGATCAGTGCACATGCAAAAGATTAATACGTCTGCCATTGAGCAGACTAATCATCAACCTAATGCAACACAAAGGgagaattttattatgaatgAGCAGTAA